The region ACGCCTCCTGCCCTGGCCCCCGACCGTTGGCCGGTGTGAAAGGGTGGGAACGGGGGGCATCCAAGGGGAGCAAGGGGCCGCACGTCCATGGAGCGGCCAGGGCGCGGCCCCTGCGCCTCCGTGGCTGGCTTTCCCGCTGCTTTCAGGCGAGCAGCCGGGAGGAGTGAAGGGGCTAAGTGGGGGGTCTGGGGGTCCAAGCCTCAGGCGCAGGTGGTGACCACGGGGGCCAGGGACACAGGGGGCGCCGAGGACGCAGAAGGCGCACCCcccttctctgccttcttctccttTTGCTTGAGATGGATCTTGGCATGGCGCTTGCGCTCATCGCTGCGCGCAAACTTGCGCCCGCAGAACTCGCAGGCAAAGGGCTTTTCGCCCGTGTGCGTGCGGATGTGAGTGGTGAGGTGGTCGCTGCGGCTGAAGCTCCTCATGCAGATCCGGCACTGAAAGGGCTTGTGGCCCGTGTGGATGCGCAGGTGCCGGGTCAGCTCGTCCGAGCGGCTGAAACGGCGGTCGCAGCCCTCGGCTGGGCAAGCGTGCGGCCGCTCGTGGAGCGGGGTCTTGCTCGGCCGGTTGGGGTACTTGCGGGGCCGGATGGGTTTGAGCGTGAGCGGCGGCTGGGGCAGGGTGCCGAAGCCCGGGTGGATCTGCTTGTCTTTGAACGCCTTGATGGTTTCCAGTGGTGTAATAGGGGGCGGGTTGACCCGGATAGGGTCCATGCCCTGGAAAGGCTTGTGCTCCGGAATGGAACCCATGTCGTTGGGGTGGTGGTACAGATTGTAGTCAGGAATCATGGGGAAGAGGTTGCTATCCAAGGCGGGTTTGGCCGATTGGTAATCCTGCGGGGAGTAGGCGAGCGCGGGGTTGCCCTGGGGGTCGTGGAAAGACACGGGCTCCGAGTAGAGATCGCTGCAGCTGGAATAGGGGGGTAGAGCCGGATACATGGCCTCCACGTCGCCCTGCGGCGGCTGCACCATGCTGGCCGTGGACGTCTGCGTGCTGAGCGCCCCCGAGGCCGGGGGCACCCCCAAAATGCCGGCGCTCATGAGGCTAATGATGTTGTCCTGGCACCAGTTGGAAGGGGAATCAAAGGCGAACTTTCCCAAGTAGGTCACGGTCTTGTTGCCGGGGGCCGGCTGGAAGGAGCCCGAGTACGAGAGTTCCGGGTTGGGCTTCTCGTTGGTTAGCCCGATGTCCATCACATTCTCTGCGGAGAGCGGGGGGGAGAGAGGGCAGGGGTGAGTGACGCCGGGTCGGCGCGGGCCCGGGGTGCCCAGGTCCTCGCCCAGGTGCCGAGGGCGCGGCGGGGTGGAGTGTGGAGCGCAGGGTGGTGGGGAAAGAGAACGCCGCGCCGGGCGCAAAGCGGGCGGTGCCGCGCTCTCGGGCGCAACCTGGATCCAGCAAAATACTACGGATCGGGGTGGGGAGCGGCTGTGGCACACACACCGCCGCACACGCCGCGCATACACTCACGTACCACACAGACACAGGCGCGCGCGCGAGCAGCCCCTGTTGTTCTTCCCGAGGTGGGGCGGGCAGGTAGCAGCAGCTACAGGTAGTTTTCAGACCCCGAGCGCTCCGGGCTCTCGCTCTCTGGCGCACACAACTCGGCCGCTTCCACCCCCGCCCGGTAGGTTCCGGGACGCCGCGCCTTTCCTGCCCCGCCGAAGCCACCACCTCCCTAGCTCCGCGCGCACTGCGCCCAGGTCACCGACCCAGAGCGCTTTGTAGCTTTGTCCTCGGCGCGTGGAGGGGTGCCGCCCGGAAAGGGAGCGctttccccacctcccccggCCTCAGCCTCCTCCCGGCCTGACAGCGCTTTCGGCTCTCGCTGGAGGGGGAAAGCCTAGCCCCAGCTAGGGACAGCTGGGGATGGCGGACAGACGGCCCGTGTCCCTTCCCACGCTCCCCAGCCCCCGGGATCGTCCCCGGTGGTAGCCCCCCCCCCCGCGGGTGGGCCCCCCTCCCGCTCCCCGCCGGCCCCACACCCCCAAGGCTGAGCTGAACGCCCTGGCAAGGCAGCGCCGCAGTACCTCTCCCACCGCGGGGACTCCACGCCGCACATGGCTCCATCCCGGGTGGGAGGCTGAGGGAGTAAGGGAGGAGAGCGCGGGTGAAAAAGACGCTGGGCTCCTCCCGGGAAAGGAGGCGACAGCACCACGCCTTGTGCGCAGCCAGGCGACCAGGCCCCCTGCGTGGCGAGGGAGAACCCCAGAGCCGTTTTCGCACCTACCTCCCTCCGGTCGGCGGCTGCCCCCACCCGGGAGAACCGAAGCCTGTACCGTGGCGTCGCTAACCAAGCCTTCCCGATCCGGGAGGGCgggaggagtgggtgggaaaAGCTACGCGCCCCCCGGAAAATtcccagcgcccccccccccccacctctccatcCATCCAGCCATCCATCCAGCCATCCAGCCATCCTTTGCGAGCTCGtcgccccctccccttcctctccgcGCTTCCCCGCCGCCTCCCCGCCGCCCTTACCTGTAGCCATCTGATTGTAATGGGCTACCGAGTCGCTGCTGCCGGAGAAGAGGTTGAGCGCGCTGGGGATCTCCTCGGGGTACAGATTGTCAGGCAGCTGGTTTACCAAACTGCTCATGGTCACCGGCAGCTTCCCGGCGAGTTTGCCGGTCATAGCACGcgccagccgccgccgccgccgcccgctccTAGCGCAGCTTCCAGGCGAGCGGCCTCCGAGAGGCGATCCGTGGTGCAGGGCAACAGCATGCGAGAGGGAAAGttcggggggaggggggagggaagaggggaagggggggccaggggaggggatctttgagggggagggggttgggaaaGAGGGCAAGGGGGGTAATCCTCCGTGGGTGCCTCAGTCGGTGTCGTAGGAGGCTGGGtcgttgggggggggggggaggtgtgtgcgggagggggtggggggggggccgggCAGGGGATCTCGgccggcggcggggggggggggggggggggggggtcggacGCGGCCTCAGTATTGATCTCACAAACAGAAAGAGTCCgcggcccccccgcccccccttcccGATCCGccgcctccgc is a window of Dasypus novemcinctus isolate mDasNov1 chromosome 29, mDasNov1.1.hap2, whole genome shotgun sequence DNA encoding:
- the EGR3 gene encoding early growth response protein 3 isoform X3 gives rise to the protein MDIGLTNEKPNPELSYSGSFQPAPGNKTVTYLGKFAFDSPSNWCQDNIISLMSAGILGVPPASGALSTQTSTASMVQPPQGDVEAMYPALPPYSSCSDLYSEPVSFHDPQGNPALAYSPQDYQSAKPALDSNLFPMIPDYNLYHHPNDMGSIPEHKPFQGMDPIRVNPPPITPLETIKAFKDKQIHPGFGTLPQPPLTLKPIRPRKYPNRPSKTPLHERPHACPAEGCDRRFSRSDELTRHLRIHTGHKPFQCRICMRSFSRSDHLTTHIRTHTGEKPFACEFCGRKFARSDERKRHAKIHLKQKEKKAEKGGAPSASSAPPVSLAPVVTTCA
- the EGR3 gene encoding early growth response protein 3 isoform X2, whose translation is MEPCAAWSPRGGRENVMDIGLTNEKPNPELSYSGSFQPAPGNKTVTYLGKFAFDSPSNWCQDNIISLMSAGILGVPPASGALSTQTSTASMVQPPQGDVEAMYPALPPYSSCSDLYSEPVSFHDPQGNPALAYSPQDYQSAKPALDSNLFPMIPDYNLYHHPNDMGSIPEHKPFQGMDPIRVNPPPITPLETIKAFKDKQIHPGFGTLPQPPLTLKPIRPRKYPNRPSKTPLHERPHACPAEGCDRRFSRSDELTRHLRIHTGHKPFQCRICMRSFSRSDHLTTHIRTHTGEKPFACEFCGRKFARSDERKRHAKIHLKQKEKKAEKGGAPSASSAPPVSLAPVVTTCA
- the EGR3 gene encoding early growth response protein 3 isoform X1, with product MTGKLAGKLPVTMSSLVNQLPDNLYPEEIPSALNLFSGSSDSVAHYNQMATENVMDIGLTNEKPNPELSYSGSFQPAPGNKTVTYLGKFAFDSPSNWCQDNIISLMSAGILGVPPASGALSTQTSTASMVQPPQGDVEAMYPALPPYSSCSDLYSEPVSFHDPQGNPALAYSPQDYQSAKPALDSNLFPMIPDYNLYHHPNDMGSIPEHKPFQGMDPIRVNPPPITPLETIKAFKDKQIHPGFGTLPQPPLTLKPIRPRKYPNRPSKTPLHERPHACPAEGCDRRFSRSDELTRHLRIHTGHKPFQCRICMRSFSRSDHLTTHIRTHTGEKPFACEFCGRKFARSDERKRHAKIHLKQKEKKAEKGGAPSASSAPPVSLAPVVTTCA